Genomic segment of Steroidobacter denitrificans:
AGCGTCTCGAGGTGGTCGCCAAGGGCGAGCGCCGCGTCGCCGATCGCCGCAACGATTTCCGCCAACCGGTCCAGATCGACGGGAAGCGCACCACGGAAGCCGGCAAGCAGCTTGGCTGCGCGCAACGACCGCAGCATATCCTTCACCTGCACGGACGCAACGGGCAGTAGCGCAAGGCGCGTGTCAGCCAGCGCCTCGACCCAGATGCCGCCCAGGCCCACGGCCAGCACGGGTCCCCACTGCGGATCGCGCACGATGCCGACCAGGATTTCCAACCCTCCGCTGCGCATCGGCGACACGAGAACACCTTCGATACGCGCCTGCGGCGCGGCCTTCACCACCGAGGCCAGAATGGTGTCGTAGGCATCGGCCACCGCGGCATCGCCCAGTATGTTGAGCTTGACGCCGCCGACGTCGGTCTTATGCGCGATGTCCGGTGAAGCGATCTTGAGGGCGACAGGTACGGCAAGCGCAGCGGCGATGGCTACGGCATCTTCACGCGTCGCCGCGATTCGCGTCGGAATCACCGGCACACCGTACCGCGACAAGAAATCAAGCACTTCGCGCTCACTCATCGGGCGTTCGCTTGTCGGTACGGTCACTGCCATCGGCCGCGTCGGCGCGTGCTCCAGTACGCGGGCGCTCCACTTTTTCACATGTCCGAGCGCGCGCAGCACTTCCTCGATGCCACCGAAGGCCGCAGGGATGCCGGTCGCTGCCAGAATATCGCGGCTCTTCTGGGTTTGCGGCCGCAGGAACTGATTCAGCAGCGCACAGGGCTTGTCGAGCTTCGCGAATGCACGGCCGATCGATTCGAGTTGCGGAACCTGCTGCCACTTCTCGTTCCAGGGCAAGCTGTAGATCGCGCCGACAAAGCCGATTGTGGATTCTCCCGCAATAGCCTCGATCACACTCTCGAACAAGCTGGGATCGCGAACCGCAAGGCCCGTAATGTCGAAGGGATTGATCGGATCTGACGCAAGCGGTACCGCCTGCGTAAGTGCGGCCTTCGTAGCCGACGAAAAGGCCGGCAGATCGACGCCGTAGACTTCGGCACGATCGGCCACGAGCGTGCAGGCCCCACCCGAAATCGAGACGATACCGACGCCAGGCGTCGCGAGCGGACCGGTGTGCGCGAGCAGCGAGGCCGTCACGATCAACTCCTCAACCGAATATACCCGGATCACACCGAGTTGCTCGCAGGCAGCGCTGAAAATCCGGTCGTCACCGACCAACGACCCGGTGTGCGCTGCCGCCACCTGCGCGGTCAGTGCGCTGCTGCCGACCTTCAGCATCACAATCGCCTTCTTCGCCGCAAGCGCACGCTCCGCAGCGGCACGGAAAGTCGCCGTATCGCGGATGGTCTCGGCGAATACCATGATGACCTCCGTATTCGCGTCATCGACGAGGAAGTCCACGCAGGCTGCGATATCGACCATGGCTTCGTTGCCAGTGGCCACGTACAGCGACAAACCTACGTTGAGGTCGTGCGCCATGTCGGCGATCTCGGAATTCGTCGCGCCGCTCTGCGACACGAGCGCCACCCGGCCCTTCAGCAGCGGCGGGTGGATCGGGATCGGCGTCAGCGGCGCACGGATCGCCAGGTTTGCGTAACCCAGGCAATTGGGTCCCAGAATCACGACATCGGCCTCACGCGCACGCCCGACGAGCCAATCCTGCAGCCGCGCCCCTGCCTCACTCGTCTCTGCAAAACCGGAAGTCAGGATCACGGCAGCCCGGATGCCGGCAGCGATCAGATCCTCAAAAGTGTCCTGCATCGCCTCGGCCGGCACGAACACGAAGGCGATGTCGACCGGCGCCCCGATCGCGCGGCACGATACGAATCCCGGATAGCCATGGGCGTCGACACCGCCCTTGTTGACGGCGTAGATGGGACCATCGAAGCCCGTGCTCTGGAAGTTCGCGTGCAGCATCTGCGACCAAGGAGAACGCTCCGACGCGCCGACCAAGGCCACGGAATGAGGATAGAACAGTCGTTGCAGCAGAGCGCGTCGGTCAATATTTTTCATGATGTCGATGCAGA
This window contains:
- a CDS encoding acetate--CoA ligase family protein, with the translated sequence MKNIDRRALLQRLFYPHSVALVGASERSPWSQMLHANFQSTGFDGPIYAVNKGGVDAHGYPGFVSCRAIGAPVDIAFVFVPAEAMQDTFEDLIAAGIRAAVILTSGFAETSEAGARLQDWLVGRAREADVVILGPNCLGYANLAIRAPLTPIPIHPPLLKGRVALVSQSGATNSEIADMAHDLNVGLSLYVATGNEAMVDIAACVDFLVDDANTEVIMVFAETIRDTATFRAAAERALAAKKAIVMLKVGSSALTAQVAAAHTGSLVGDDRIFSAACEQLGVIRVYSVEELIVTASLLAHTGPLATPGVGIVSISGGACTLVADRAEVYGVDLPAFSSATKAALTQAVPLASDPINPFDITGLAVRDPSLFESVIEAIAGESTIGFVGAIYSLPWNEKWQQVPQLESIGRAFAKLDKPCALLNQFLRPQTQKSRDILAATGIPAAFGGIEEVLRALGHVKKWSARVLEHAPTRPMAVTVPTSERPMSEREVLDFLSRYGVPVIPTRIAATREDAVAIAAALAVPVALKIASPDIAHKTDVGGVKLNILGDAAVADAYDTILASVVKAAPQARIEGVLVSPMRSGGLEILVGIVRDPQWGPVLAVGLGGIWVEALADTRLALLPVASVQVKDMLRSLRAAKLLAGFRGALPVDLDRLAEIVAAIGDAALALGDHLETLEVNPLWINGGEIEALDGLVVWASTSVVSTAAH